In Micromonospora sp. LH3U1, one genomic interval encodes:
- a CDS encoding MarR family winged helix-turn-helix transcriptional regulator — protein sequence MTNVFDDPRITAVGLLFEAHAGLSTRFNAQLEEHGLSAVEFEVITRLARSPGNQLRMTDLAAQTSLSTSGVTRVVDRMERDGLLTRRACPSDRRSSYAVVTAAGMDRLNETLPGHLQMIEQWFTGQLDSEALAALLDGLRRVRDAAHPCATAGSDGVSTEQQIAGNNSVTQP from the coding sequence GTGACCAACGTCTTCGACGATCCCCGGATCACCGCCGTCGGCCTGCTCTTCGAGGCACACGCCGGGCTGTCAACCCGGTTCAACGCCCAACTCGAGGAGCACGGCCTCTCCGCGGTCGAGTTCGAGGTCATCACCCGCCTGGCCCGCTCACCGGGCAATCAACTGCGCATGACCGACCTCGCTGCGCAGACCTCCCTGTCGACCAGCGGCGTGACGCGCGTGGTGGACCGGATGGAACGTGACGGGTTACTCACCCGGCGGGCATGTCCGAGCGACCGGCGCAGCTCGTACGCGGTGGTCACCGCCGCCGGGATGGACCGACTGAACGAGACGCTACCCGGGCACCTGCAGATGATCGAGCAATGGTTCACCGGCCAACTCGACTCCGAGGCACTGGCGGCTCTTCTCGACGGGCTGCGCCGGGTCCGCGACGCCGCACATCCCTGCGCCACCGCCGGCAGCGACGGCGTCAGCACGGAGCAGCAGATCGCCGGCAACAACAGCGTCACCCAGCCCTGA
- a CDS encoding YceI family protein, giving the protein MTSSIDAVTRDWDGLTIPTAGTYALDVAHKRVGFVARHMMVSKVRGEFNEATATITVAEDPLQSSVAATIQAASIDTTQADRDAHLRSPEFLDSEKFPTLEFRSTGVKSRRGNEFVLTGELSIKDVTRPVELEVEFEGVGRSPFGQDIFGFSASTEIDREEFGLTWNVALETGGVLVSRKIKIEIEGEAVRQA; this is encoded by the coding sequence ATGACCAGCAGCATCGATGCGGTTACCCGCGACTGGGACGGCCTCACCATCCCGACGGCCGGCACCTACGCGCTCGACGTGGCGCACAAGCGGGTGGGCTTCGTGGCCCGGCACATGATGGTGAGCAAGGTCCGCGGCGAGTTCAACGAGGCGACCGCCACCATCACCGTCGCCGAGGACCCGCTGCAGTCGTCGGTCGCCGCGACCATCCAGGCGGCCAGCATCGACACCACCCAGGCCGACCGGGACGCGCACCTGCGCAGCCCCGAGTTCCTGGACTCGGAGAAGTTCCCGACGCTCGAGTTCCGCAGCACCGGGGTCAAGTCCCGTCGTGGCAACGAGTTCGTGCTCACCGGTGAGCTGAGCATCAAGGACGTCACCCGGCCGGTCGAGCTGGAGGTGGAGTTCGAGGGTGTCGGTCGTAGCCCGTTCGGCCAGGACATCTTCGGCTTCTCCGCGAGCACCGAGATCGACCGCGAGGAGTTCGGCCTGACCTGGAACGTCGCCCTGGAGACCGGGGGCGTGCTGGTCAGCCGCAAGATCAAGATCGAGATCGAGGGCGAGGCCGTCCGCCAGGCCTGA
- a CDS encoding glutamate--cysteine ligase, giving the protein MGRDVSEGAFTRDDRVRYRQKVRRCLDVFALMLDDFGFDADRPMTGLEIELNLVDSAAEPAMRNEEILADIADPLFQTELGQFNLELNAEPRLIEGTGFADYENDLRGSLARADERAAKSDAKIVLVGILPTLTEGHLVEDNLSTNERYRVLNDQIVGARGEDIELDIRGVEQLRTHTDSIAPEAACTSLQFHLQVAPDSFADYWNASQAIAGVQVAIGANSPFLYGRQLWAETRIALFQQATDTRPDELKAQGVRPRVWFGERWITSIFDLFEENVRYFPPLLPICEDEDPVEVLHAGGVPQLGELRLHNGTVYRWNRPVYDIMNGRPHLRVENRVLPAGPTVVDMLANAAFYFGLARGLAEADRPIWSRLTFSSAEENFHAAARRGLNAVLHWPGLGDVPVTRLVLEQLLPTAAAGLDGFGVAPAERDRLLGIIEQRCRTGRNGAVWQTEAVWAAERRHGMDRAAALHHMVQRYAELQRTNEPVHTWPVD; this is encoded by the coding sequence ATGGGCAGGGACGTCTCGGAAGGCGCCTTCACCCGGGATGATCGCGTCCGTTATCGGCAGAAGGTGCGGCGGTGCCTGGACGTCTTCGCCCTGATGCTGGACGACTTCGGGTTCGACGCCGACCGGCCGATGACCGGGCTGGAGATCGAGCTCAACCTGGTCGACTCGGCGGCCGAGCCGGCGATGCGCAACGAGGAGATCCTCGCCGACATCGCCGACCCGCTCTTCCAGACCGAACTGGGGCAGTTCAACCTGGAACTCAACGCCGAGCCCCGACTGATCGAGGGCACCGGCTTCGCCGACTACGAAAATGACCTGCGCGGCAGCCTCGCCCGGGCCGACGAGCGCGCGGCCAAGTCCGACGCGAAGATCGTCTTGGTCGGCATCCTGCCCACCCTCACCGAGGGGCACCTGGTCGAGGACAATCTCTCCACCAACGAGCGCTACCGGGTGCTCAACGACCAGATCGTCGGCGCCCGGGGTGAGGACATCGAGCTGGACATCCGCGGCGTCGAGCAGTTGCGGACGCATACCGACTCGATCGCCCCCGAGGCCGCTTGCACCAGCCTCCAGTTCCACCTCCAGGTGGCACCGGACAGCTTCGCCGACTACTGGAACGCGTCCCAGGCCATCGCCGGTGTGCAGGTCGCAATCGGGGCCAACAGCCCCTTCCTGTACGGCCGCCAACTGTGGGCCGAGACGCGGATCGCCCTCTTCCAGCAGGCCACCGACACCCGTCCGGACGAGCTCAAGGCACAGGGCGTACGGCCCCGGGTGTGGTTCGGCGAGCGGTGGATCACGTCGATCTTCGACTTGTTCGAGGAGAACGTCCGGTACTTCCCACCGCTGCTGCCGATCTGCGAGGACGAGGACCCGGTGGAGGTGCTGCACGCCGGCGGTGTGCCGCAGCTCGGGGAACTGCGACTGCACAACGGCACGGTCTACCGGTGGAACCGCCCGGTCTACGACATCATGAACGGCCGCCCGCACCTGCGGGTGGAGAACCGGGTGCTGCCGGCCGGCCCCACGGTGGTGGACATGCTGGCCAACGCGGCCTTCTACTTCGGGCTGGCCCGCGGGCTGGCCGAGGCGGATCGTCCGATCTGGAGTCGGCTCACCTTCAGCTCCGCTGAGGAGAACTTCCACGCCGCCGCCCGACGTGGCCTCAACGCCGTGCTGCACTGGCCCGGGCTCGGCGACGTGCCGGTCACCAGGCTGGTGCTGGAGCAGTTGCTGCCCACCGCCGCGGCCGGCCTGGACGGGTTCGGTGTCGCCCCGGCGGAGCGGGATCGACTGCTCGGCATCATCGAGCAGCGCTGCCGAACCGGCCGCAACGGTGCCGTCTGGCAGACCGAGGCGGTCTGGGCTGCCGAACGACGTCACGGCATGGACCGTGCGGCCGCGCTGCACCACATGGTCCAGCGCTACGCGGAACTCCAGCGCACCAACGAGCCCGTCCACACCTGGCCAGTCGACTGA